In one window of Helianthus annuus cultivar XRQ/B chromosome 17, HanXRQr2.0-SUNRISE, whole genome shotgun sequence DNA:
- the LOC110922148 gene encoding uncharacterized protein LOC110922148, with protein MDKQNECNIPGIHVHQMKEIEEQYQLLNHERSRINEELAQEKADEEQINQKLTRFSYLDKLIEWKMLEIENIEHWDPDYRLGLGFPCGFPSTRKGGKDVKTTVRPDLKCCRKWLVKKGRMDISYLEEVLEEHICSMKSSDMTYSGTLELSDMMEGMAQRIQHGNKKRADEMKIFKKISNFLETKESFIEPESHPQWSPRRSKRDTDYNLYRRHHKLSILLEDADTLKREQNERQAKAKSLKAELQYVRKKINYLNNQLENVDSKILKAYKHGNQLRDQKK; from the exons ATGGATAAACAAAATGAATGCAACATTCCAGGAATCCATGTTCATCAAATGAAAGAGATCGAAGAACAATATCAGTTATTGAATCATGAACGATCACGTATCAATGAAGAATTGGCACAGGAGAAG GCAGATGAAGAACAAATAAACCAGAAACTAACGAGGTTTTCGTACCTTGATAAGCTAATAGAATGGAAGATGTTGGAAATTGAGAATATTGAACATTGGGATCCAGATTATAGACTCGGGCTTGGTTTTCCATGTGGTTTTCCATCAACAAGAAAAGGTGGAAAAGATGTTAAAACAACAGTAAGACCAGATCTGAAATGTTGCCGGAAATGGCTTGTCAAGAAAGGGAGGATGGACATCAGTTATTTGGAAGAAGTTCTAGAAGAACATATCTGTTCAATGAAATCGAGTGACATGACATATAGTGGCACGCTAGAACTTAGCGATATG ATGGAGGGCATGGCGCAAAGGATCCAACATGGAAACAAGAAACGAGCAGACGaaatgaaaatttttaaaaaaataagcaACTTCTTGGAGACAAAAGAAAGTTTCATTGAACCAGAATCCCACCCTCAGTGGTCACCAAGAAGATCAAAGCGAGATACGGATTATAATCTATATAGAAGGCATCATAAACTAAGT ATTTTGTTGGAAGACGCTGACACACTAAAGAGGGAACAAAACGAACGTCAAGCAAAAGCTAAAAGTCTTAAAGCCGAGTTGCAATATGTGAGAAAGAAGATCAATTATTTAAACAACCAGCTTGAAAATGTTGATTCAAAGATACTCAAAGCCTATAAACACGGCAACCAGCTTCGAGACCAAAAGAAGTAA